From a single Actinomycetota bacterium genomic region:
- a CDS encoding prephenate dehydrogenase/arogenate dehydrogenase family protein: PHMAAAALITLAARRAEAGEDLLRLAAGGFKDTTRIAAGSPDLWTGISLDNAEALTCGIDDLREILGEFSDMLRRRDAEGIRRWLDEAAEVRRALPAQWVPATTALFELLVPVTDRPGVISEVTTAVGRAGCNIEDIEIDHQSEDSAVLRLVLTDEGDRDALCGDLSSRGFECELRPLEADTE, encoded by the coding sequence CCCCACATGGCCGCCGCCGCGCTCATCACGCTCGCCGCACGGCGCGCCGAGGCCGGCGAGGATCTGTTGCGCCTGGCCGCTGGAGGCTTCAAGGACACGACGCGCATCGCGGCGGGCTCACCCGATCTGTGGACCGGCATCTCGCTCGACAACGCGGAAGCGCTGACCTGCGGCATCGACGACCTGCGCGAGATCCTCGGCGAGTTCTCGGACATGCTGCGACGCCGCGACGCCGAGGGTATCCGCCGGTGGCTCGACGAGGCCGCCGAGGTCCGCCGCGCGCTGCCCGCGCAGTGGGTGCCCGCGACCACCGCGCTGTTCGAGCTGCTCGTGCCGGTCACCGACCGCCCCGGCGTCATCTCCGAGGTCACGACCGCGGTAGGGCGTGCCGGGTGCAACATCGAGGACATCGAGATCGACCACCAGTCCGAGGACTCGGCCGTGCTGCGCCTCGTGCTCACCGACGAGGGCGATCGCGACGCGCTCTGCGGCGACCTGTCGAGCCGGGGCTTCGAGTGCGAGCTGCGGCCGCTGGAGGCAG